One genomic segment of Aquipluma nitroreducens includes these proteins:
- a CDS encoding SusC/RagA family TonB-linked outer membrane protein yields MMKMKQSFLGKVCLLALFVIFTSAQLYAQKVSGVVVDETNTPLPGVNVVVKGTTNGVITDFDGKFSINPANIQKDVLSFSFIGMETKEISINGQKEINVQMKSNTLELDEVVAVGYGTVKKRDLTGSVSSVKSEEITKTSSSNAMQAMQARVPGLDIQQSSGQAGAGININLRGNRSISASNSPLILVDGIEYGSTLDVNPSDIESMEVLKDASSTAIYGTRGANGVIIITTKRGKSGSTKVNFNAYVSSNSPTNVPQVMYGDKEVQRLIDKANYQADSKSGNWGTSNLTPEQVLTESLEDFTEIGIYQDKSYTNWADMILQNGLTKNYELSVSGGNEKTTFNLSLGTMFDEGLMKDDKQSRYNVRTNLDHKISNVFKAGTSLMFTYKDNDSRNSSVFSQALKMTSITHPYTAEGVLIATPNPRYAAHCNPLLDEIDGAYKNNVESTRFFGNTYLEVSPMKNMNFKTIFALDRSNTRSGIYQDYQSVSRYQSPGTSSISSEYENKTGLTWENTLNYNTNFGGTKHEITALLGHSMKQSVYEESITSGDAGREHYYTSLFYDLSKIASATTTSQFIKSSMMSYFGRLNYKYNEKYLLTASVRADGSSTLAKGHQWGYFPSVAAAWRVNEESFLKDTEWLSNLKLRTSWGISGNAAVGAYSTLTSLSTTPVYYYLGATSIAGNIPSTLGNKDLTWEKTASYNFGLDFGIIDNRVSGTIDYFISNTSDLLYRKSAPPSSVYPSVLANIGETKGHGLEVSLNTLVAKTKDFSWDINWTYTTYKDEITKLSEGVTTNISGTTGQIVGQAVSIYYDFEANGNWNVGEYATYKADWEARHPGETIGYVAAYGAPGTMKIVDRNDDGMLNDDDKIVYNRSPKHIFGMNNSVAYKNFSLSVLVYARIGGYISYDMNSQLNYESANWGNLDYWTPTNVNAKFPSPGAPSTTFGSYGSALKYEKADYLKIKDITLGYNLPKSAISHIGLSNVKVYGSMKNYFTFSKIDNYDPERGGAISFPLSKQLVVGVNVEF; encoded by the coding sequence ATGATGAAAATGAAGCAAAGTTTTCTTGGTAAAGTTTGCCTGTTAGCACTGTTCGTAATTTTCACAAGCGCACAATTGTACGCTCAGAAAGTTAGCGGTGTGGTGGTTGATGAAACAAACACTCCATTACCAGGCGTAAATGTTGTAGTTAAAGGAACTACAAATGGTGTGATAACCGATTTTGATGGGAAATTTTCCATTAATCCAGCTAACATCCAAAAGGACGTTCTCTCTTTCTCCTTTATTGGTATGGAAACCAAAGAAATAAGTATCAATGGACAGAAAGAGATTAATGTGCAAATGAAAAGCAACACTCTTGAATTGGATGAGGTTGTTGCAGTTGGTTACGGTACAGTTAAAAAGCGCGATCTGACAGGCTCGGTTTCTTCAGTAAAATCGGAAGAGATTACAAAAACAAGCAGTAGTAACGCGATGCAGGCCATGCAGGCCCGGGTTCCCGGACTTGACATTCAGCAGTCAAGCGGACAGGCAGGAGCAGGCATAAATATAAATCTGCGCGGTAATCGTTCTATCTCGGCTTCGAATAGCCCCTTAATCTTAGTTGATGGAATCGAATATGGTTCTACACTTGATGTAAATCCATCCGATATTGAATCAATGGAAGTTTTAAAAGATGCTTCGTCAACTGCTATTTATGGTACCCGTGGAGCGAATGGTGTTATTATCATTACAACCAAACGCGGAAAGTCGGGCTCAACTAAAGTTAATTTTAATGCTTATGTATCTTCAAACTCACCTACCAATGTTCCTCAGGTGATGTATGGTGATAAAGAAGTACAACGTTTAATTGACAAAGCTAACTATCAGGCTGATTCTAAATCGGGAAATTGGGGAACCAGCAATTTGACTCCAGAGCAGGTTTTGACCGAAAGTTTGGAAGATTTTACTGAAATCGGGATTTATCAGGATAAATCGTACACCAACTGGGCTGATATGATCCTTCAGAATGGATTGACTAAAAATTATGAACTTTCAGTTTCCGGAGGAAATGAGAAAACAACCTTCAATCTTTCGTTAGGAACTATGTTTGATGAAGGACTGATGAAAGATGATAAACAGAGCCGATACAATGTAAGAACCAATTTGGATCATAAAATCAGCAATGTTTTCAAGGCTGGAACCAGTTTAATGTTCACATACAAGGATAACGATTCTCGTAATTCAAGTGTATTTAGCCAGGCTCTTAAAATGACTTCCATTACACATCCTTACACTGCTGAAGGTGTATTGATTGCAACGCCTAACCCACGTTATGCCGCACACTGCAACCCATTACTCGATGAAATTGATGGCGCCTACAAAAACAATGTTGAATCCACCCGTTTCTTTGGTAATACATACCTTGAAGTTTCTCCTATGAAAAACATGAACTTCAAAACAATATTTGCACTCGACCGCTCAAATACTCGTTCAGGCATCTATCAGGATTACCAGAGTGTTAGTCGTTACCAATCACCCGGAACCAGTTCTATTTCTTCGGAATATGAAAATAAAACGGGTTTAACATGGGAAAACACATTGAATTACAATACGAACTTTGGTGGAACAAAACATGAAATTACAGCTTTGTTGGGACATAGTATGAAACAGAGTGTTTACGAAGAATCGATAACCTCTGGTGACGCCGGACGTGAGCATTATTACACCAGTTTATTTTACGATTTGTCGAAAATTGCATCTGCTACAACGACCAGTCAGTTTATTAAATCGTCGATGATGTCGTATTTTGGTCGTTTGAACTATAAGTACAACGAGAAATACTTACTTACGGCATCAGTACGTGCCGATGGATCTTCAACACTTGCCAAAGGTCACCAATGGGGCTATTTCCCTTCAGTAGCAGCAGCTTGGAGAGTTAACGAAGAATCATTTCTGAAAGATACGGAATGGCTCAGTAACCTGAAGCTTCGCACATCGTGGGGTATTTCGGGTAACGCAGCCGTTGGCGCTTATAGTACTTTAACATCGCTAAGTACAACTCCTGTTTACTATTACTTGGGAGCAACCAGTATTGCCGGTAATATTCCAAGTACATTAGGAAATAAAGACCTGACCTGGGAAAAGACTGCATCTTATAACTTTGGTCTTGACTTTGGAATTATTGATAACCGCGTTTCAGGTACAATTGACTATTTTATTAGTAATACTTCGGATTTGCTTTATCGTAAAAGTGCTCCGCCATCATCAGTATATCCAAGTGTTTTGGCAAACATTGGCGAAACTAAGGGTCATGGTCTTGAAGTTTCGTTGAATACTTTGGTTGCAAAAACAAAAGATTTTTCATGGGATATAAACTGGACTTATACCACCTACAAAGATGAAATTACCAAATTATCGGAAGGTGTAACAACTAATATTAGTGGGACAACAGGTCAGATTGTTGGTCAGGCCGTTTCGATTTATTACGATTTTGAAGCGAATGGCAACTGGAATGTTGGTGAATATGCAACCTATAAAGCCGATTGGGAAGCCCGTCATCCAGGTGAGACGATTGGCTATGTAGCGGCTTACGGAGCTCCGGGAACAATGAAGATTGTTGACCGTAACGACGACGGTATGTTAAATGATGATGACAAGATTGTTTATAACCGCTCGCCTAAGCACATCTTTGGTATGAATAATTCGGTGGCCTACAAAAATTTCTCATTGTCGGTACTTGTTTATGCCCGTATTGGCGGTTACATCTCGTACGACATGAATTCACAATTGAACTATGAATCGGCAAACTGGGGAAATCTTGATTATTGGACACCTACTAATGTTAATGCGAAATTTCCAAGCCCGGGAGCTCCAAGTACAACATTTGGAAGCTACGGATCTGCTTTGAAATATGAAAAGGCCGATTACCTGAAAATTAAAGATATAACTCTTGGTTATAACTTGCCCAAAAGTGCGATCAGCCATATTGGACTTAGCAACGTAAAAGTTTATGGATCGATGAAAAACTATTTTACATTCAGTAAAATTGATAATTACGACCCTGAGCGTGGTGGCGCTATTTCCTTCCCATTGTCAAAACAGTTAGTTGTAGGTGTTAATGTTGAATTCTAA
- a CDS encoding alpha/beta hydrolase family protein, translating into MRPIFVIFILLITTGLFAQTVEENYRKPLKEVLIQVENRFHVKLNFDEKLVANRSVNYAQWRFKDDIEPTLQAVLGPLDLVWSKSGDDTYKIEDFQYHRRSVEEGQKHLNRLLSLYPTLPDWWKRKAVLQQCILSTLGLSPLPAKVNSDPIYAHKRQLNGYTAENVAIESLPGVFVSGTLYRPIKGKGPFPAVMVAQGHGEIQHYGESSQLLSATLARMGAVVFSYDMFAKGEESLQFAFDDHRTILAPTMQTLNSIRILDFLSSLPYVDTKRIGMTGASGGGTQTFLMTALDPRIAVSAPVVMVLSWFFGGCPCESGMPIHSCGEWGTNNVEIAAMAAPRPMLVVSDGGDWTANVPEIEFPYLKKVYSLFGKPELVENVHLVKEGHDYGPSKRQAVYEFLARQFALNFDAVKMSSGLVDESKSTVEPKTEMLVFGENGERLPTNAIHGIEALKTLFKK; encoded by the coding sequence ATGAGACCCATTTTTGTAATTTTTATTCTGCTGATTACAACTGGTTTATTTGCCCAAACCGTTGAAGAAAATTACCGGAAACCATTGAAAGAGGTTTTGATTCAGGTTGAAAACCGGTTTCATGTCAAACTCAATTTTGACGAAAAGTTAGTTGCCAACCGTTCGGTAAATTATGCGCAATGGCGCTTTAAAGACGATATAGAACCAACTTTGCAGGCTGTTTTGGGGCCGTTAGATTTGGTTTGGTCAAAAAGTGGAGATGACACTTATAAAATTGAGGATTTTCAGTATCACCGCCGGTCGGTTGAAGAAGGGCAAAAACACCTGAACCGTTTGCTTTCTTTGTATCCCACACTTCCGGATTGGTGGAAGCGCAAAGCTGTATTGCAGCAATGTATACTTTCAACACTGGGATTGTCTCCGCTTCCGGCAAAAGTTAATTCGGATCCGATTTATGCACATAAACGCCAGCTCAATGGATATACTGCCGAAAACGTTGCCATCGAAAGCCTTCCCGGAGTATTTGTGAGCGGAACCTTATATAGGCCTATCAAGGGTAAAGGCCCTTTTCCTGCTGTGATGGTTGCACAAGGACATGGCGAAATTCAGCATTACGGCGAAAGCTCGCAATTATTGAGCGCTACTTTGGCACGTATGGGTGCAGTAGTTTTTAGCTACGACATGTTTGCCAAAGGCGAAGAAAGCCTCCAGTTCGCATTCGACGATCACCGAACCATTCTGGCGCCAACCATGCAGACCTTAAACAGCATCCGGATACTCGATTTCCTGAGTTCGTTGCCTTACGTCGACACCAAGCGAATTGGTATGACTGGAGCTTCCGGCGGCGGAACACAAACATTTCTAATGACTGCACTCGATCCGAGAATTGCTGTGAGCGCTCCGGTCGTGATGGTTTTGTCGTGGTTTTTTGGTGGCTGTCCTTGCGAGAGCGGAATGCCGATTCATTCGTGTGGTGAGTGGGGTACCAATAATGTGGAAATTGCCGCTATGGCCGCACCACGTCCTATGTTGGTTGTTTCTGATGGAGGTGACTGGACGGCCAATGTTCCTGAAATTGAATTTCCGTACCTGAAAAAAGTATATTCCTTATTTGGAAAACCCGAATTGGTTGAAAACGTCCATCTGGTAAAAGAAGGGCATGATTACGGTCCATCCAAACGTCAGGCTGTTTATGAGTTTTTAGCCAGACAATTTGCTCTGAATTTCGACGCCGTAAAAATGTCATCTGGCTTGGTCGATGAATCAAAATCGACTGTTGAACCCAAAACGGAGATGCTGGTATTTGGAGAAAATGGAGAACGTTTACCCACAAATGCCATTCATGGGATTGAGGCTTTAAAAACACTATTCAAAAAATAA
- a CDS encoding RagB/SusD family nutrient uptake outer membrane protein, protein MKKKIYILIAAMALMLGTPSCSDYLDEDNKVGATADLTYSTATGIQGLVSSCYSFSRGWYGKEAGLGLSEMGTDLFNYGYDNKQKSLTSYNLTSVSLDDNSSDNACLDQYWELFYCAVDVCNTALKYIPLNTVINETVRSQYMGEAYFMRAFYYLHMVNIWGAIPYNTEPPSSVVTDATRVPEEVVYSNILADLDKSIAAFNTANYKTKADGRANYWAARALKARTLLYAASWLGKSSITINADYNGKDLYALAKAESEAVIGSGIASFYDNYADTWSMKNEDASKNKESIFGVTYSPDVTTNVNCIPYRYRTNASGSALSYNGLITRTGYSRGGSAMLLMFVGMWNNGASDLGNNGNETFVRVLGESTSYVTNIITKSKVYVAPTYSPYGRGFTRYLPSVYLWKLLDKYRATDQRTNATLLEAYTIAPGLEKSSKNYPSIQDTAIYYCPLDGNSAEGKAKQAWAKGRYRIQFMANGDIPVFTSTDPATAKPTEAAKAKSDVYGDARYNSYKIGGWCSYPGIKKFLDDVYDPLYPTNDISSRDAIVLRLAEMYLIKAEAELGTGSASAALATLNELRAKRAIAGKDNSLSGTVDINTILDERAIELCGEQQRWFDLKRTKTLVSRVKAYNAQGAASIKDIHYYRPIPQAQLDAVTNKSTTAGTGFWQNDGY, encoded by the coding sequence ATGAAAAAGAAAATATATATCCTAATAGCTGCCATGGCGCTTATGCTTGGTACGCCTTCCTGCTCTGATTATCTGGATGAAGATAATAAGGTAGGTGCAACGGCCGATCTTACTTATTCTACAGCAACGGGTATTCAGGGGCTGGTCTCTTCTTGCTACAGTTTTTCGAGAGGCTGGTATGGTAAAGAAGCTGGTCTTGGTTTGTCGGAAATGGGTACAGACTTATTCAATTATGGTTACGACAACAAACAGAAATCACTAACCTCCTATAACCTTACTTCTGTAAGCTTAGATGACAATTCAAGTGATAATGCTTGTCTGGATCAATATTGGGAGTTATTCTATTGTGCTGTCGATGTTTGCAATACAGCCCTCAAATATATTCCGCTAAATACAGTAATTAATGAAACGGTACGTAGTCAGTACATGGGCGAGGCATATTTTATGCGTGCCTTTTATTACCTCCACATGGTTAATATCTGGGGTGCAATTCCATACAACACAGAGCCGCCAAGCTCAGTTGTGACTGATGCAACACGTGTACCGGAAGAAGTTGTTTACAGCAATATTCTTGCTGATCTCGATAAATCGATTGCTGCTTTTAACACAGCCAATTACAAGACGAAAGCCGATGGGCGTGCCAATTATTGGGCAGCCCGCGCATTAAAAGCACGTACATTACTTTATGCTGCATCGTGGTTAGGAAAAAGTAGCATTACAATAAATGCGGACTATAACGGTAAGGATTTGTACGCTCTTGCAAAAGCTGAATCTGAAGCAGTTATTGGCAGTGGAATCGCTTCTTTCTACGATAATTATGCCGATACATGGTCGATGAAGAATGAAGATGCTTCAAAAAACAAAGAATCGATTTTTGGAGTGACTTATTCTCCTGACGTTACAACAAACGTTAACTGTATTCCTTATCGCTACCGGACAAATGCAAGTGGTTCAGCATTGTCGTACAATGGTTTAATTACCCGCACAGGGTATTCCCGCGGTGGTAGCGCTATGCTGCTAATGTTTGTTGGTATGTGGAACAACGGAGCTTCTGACCTTGGGAATAATGGAAATGAGACTTTTGTTCGCGTTTTGGGTGAATCAACTTCATATGTTACTAACATCATCACAAAATCAAAAGTTTATGTAGCTCCAACTTATTCACCTTATGGTCGCGGATTTACCCGTTATTTACCTTCCGTTTATTTGTGGAAACTGCTCGACAAATACCGCGCTACCGACCAACGAACTAATGCTACGCTGCTCGAAGCTTATACAATTGCTCCTGGATTGGAAAAAAGTTCTAAAAACTATCCTTCCATTCAGGATACTGCAATCTATTATTGCCCATTAGATGGTAATTCAGCTGAAGGTAAAGCGAAACAGGCTTGGGCTAAAGGTCGTTATCGCATCCAGTTTATGGCAAATGGCGACATTCCAGTCTTTACATCTACCGACCCTGCAACAGCAAAACCCACAGAGGCTGCTAAAGCAAAATCAGATGTTTATGGTGACGCACGCTACAACTCATACAAAATTGGAGGATGGTGTTCTTATCCTGGAATCAAAAAATTCCTTGATGACGTTTATGATCCGCTTTACCCAACCAATGATATTTCGAGCCGCGACGCTATTGTATTGCGTTTAGCCGAAATGTACCTGATAAAAGCTGAAGCCGAATTAGGTACCGGAAGTGCGAGCGCAGCTCTTGCAACACTGAATGAATTGCGTGCAAAACGTGCTATTGCCGGAAAAGATAATTCATTATCAGGAACTGTTGACATCAATACAATTCTTGATGAACGCGCAATCGAATTATGTGGCGAACAACAACGTTGGTTCGACCTTAAACGCACAAAAACTCTTGTTAGTCGTGTGAAAGCATATAATGCTCAGGGAGCCGCAAGTATTAAGGACATTCACTATTACCGTCCAATTCCTCAGGCTCAGTTAGATGCTGTTACGAATAAAAGTACGACTGCTGGTACCGGTTTCTGGCAGAACGATGGGTATTAA
- a CDS encoding glycoside hydrolase family 88/105 protein translates to MKKIWIIPVAFLMVFQSCSGQSIKKEANGLEMAVKMADSEIKQFPEPWTVDFNPQPVWNYTQGLIAYSMIKVWNANGNETYYNYAKTYADKFIDKDGVISQYKLDDYNIDAVNSGKFLFDLYEKTKDERYLKAINQLRDQLKTHPRTSEGGFWHKKRYPHQMWLDGLYMGAPFYAQYAVHFNQPDLFDDVVKQFILVHKYTYNPETGLNYHGWDESKTQKWADPKTGCSPNYWGRAEGWYAMALVDVLDYLPQNHPGRVKILEILNQVVAGIKKYQDTKTGLWYQVLDQGSREGNYLEATGSSMFAYALLKATRKGYISNDYKAVALKAYSGILENLIKNNNDGTISLTKCCSVAGLGGNPYRDGSYEYYIKEPVRDNDPKGVGPFILASLEFSMK, encoded by the coding sequence ATGAAGAAGATCTGGATAATACCTGTGGCTTTTTTGATGGTATTTCAATCGTGTTCTGGCCAATCGATAAAGAAAGAAGCAAATGGTCTGGAGATGGCAGTGAAAATGGCCGATTCGGAAATTAAACAATTTCCTGAGCCATGGACTGTTGATTTCAACCCTCAGCCAGTCTGGAATTACACGCAGGGTTTGATTGCCTATTCCATGATTAAAGTATGGAACGCGAACGGCAATGAAACGTATTATAATTATGCCAAAACCTATGCTGATAAATTTATCGATAAGGATGGTGTTATCAGTCAGTATAAGTTGGACGATTATAATATTGATGCAGTAAACTCCGGAAAGTTTCTTTTCGATCTGTACGAAAAAACAAAAGACGAAAGGTACCTGAAAGCAATCAATCAACTGCGCGATCAGCTCAAAACGCATCCACGAACTTCGGAAGGTGGTTTCTGGCACAAAAAACGTTACCCACACCAAATGTGGCTCGATGGATTGTACATGGGCGCTCCATTTTATGCCCAATATGCTGTACATTTCAACCAACCTGATCTTTTTGACGATGTGGTTAAGCAGTTTATTCTAGTCCATAAATACACTTACAATCCTGAAACTGGTCTGAATTACCACGGTTGGGACGAAAGCAAAACTCAGAAATGGGCCGATCCAAAAACCGGTTGTTCTCCCAACTATTGGGGCAGGGCCGAAGGTTGGTATGCGATGGCTTTGGTTGATGTTCTCGATTATCTTCCTCAGAATCATCCAGGACGAGTAAAAATTCTTGAAATTCTGAATCAGGTTGTTGCTGGTATCAAAAAATATCAGGATACAAAAACTGGCTTATGGTATCAAGTTCTCGATCAGGGTTCTCGTGAAGGAAATTACCTCGAAGCAACAGGATCTTCCATGTTCGCTTATGCTTTGCTGAAAGCTACCCGGAAGGGCTACATCAGTAATGATTACAAGGCTGTAGCGTTGAAAGCCTACTCAGGAATATTGGAAAACCTGATCAAAAATAACAATGATGGAACGATTAGTCTGACCAAATGCTGCTCGGTGGCAGGTTTGGGCGGAAACCCATACCGCGATGGTTCTTACGAATACTACATTAAAGAACCAGTGCGCGATAACGACCCCAAAGGAGTAGGACCGTTTATTTTGGCTTCGCTTGAATTCAGTATGAAATAG
- a CDS encoding glycoside hydrolase family 28 protein: MMKKFIPVVFLTFFVISIFAQNAEPAWREIYPQILKNISAPVFKNQDYNICDFGAVANDSTILNNESIDRAIATCSLNGGGRVIVPEGIWHTAPIRLKSDVNLYLSEGAVLLFTTDADYFPTVLTRWEGLDCYNLQPLIYAYGEKNIAITGKGTIDGAAKNENWWKKCGAPSFGWKAGDISQRVGRPKLQQWAVDKVPFAQRILKKEDGMRPQLINLYLCENVLIEGVKLLRSPFWVIHPLLCDNVTVRGVHIENDGPNGDGCDPESCTNVLIENCFFHTGDDCIAIKSGRNNDGRLWSKPSQNIIVRNCEMKNGHGGVVVGSEITGGYKNLFVENCKMDSPLLDRVIRIKTNTCRGGIIENIYVRKVEVGQCKEAVLHINLLYEPNEIGERGFLPTVRNIYMEDVNCQKSRNGVFIDALKEQTNVYNINVSNCTFNGVTSGNSITGQTKDIHFNNLIINGKKYNQ, translated from the coding sequence ATGATGAAAAAATTTATTCCGGTTGTTTTCCTGACATTTTTTGTGATTTCGATTTTTGCCCAGAACGCTGAACCCGCATGGCGTGAAATATACCCCCAAATTCTAAAAAATATCAGCGCTCCTGTTTTTAAAAATCAGGATTACAATATTTGCGATTTTGGAGCTGTGGCAAATGATTCGACTATCCTCAATAACGAATCAATCGATCGCGCCATTGCAACCTGTAGTCTAAATGGAGGTGGCAGAGTTATCGTTCCGGAAGGCATTTGGCATACCGCGCCCATCAGGCTTAAAAGCGATGTAAACTTATACCTGAGCGAAGGAGCTGTCCTTTTATTTACTACCGATGCCGACTATTTCCCGACCGTTTTAACTCGTTGGGAAGGGCTCGATTGTTACAACCTACAACCCCTGATTTATGCCTATGGCGAGAAAAATATAGCCATCACCGGAAAAGGAACAATTGATGGCGCTGCAAAAAACGAGAATTGGTGGAAGAAATGTGGCGCACCATCTTTTGGTTGGAAAGCAGGCGATATTTCGCAACGGGTTGGTCGCCCCAAATTACAGCAATGGGCTGTCGATAAAGTTCCGTTTGCCCAAAGAATACTAAAGAAGGAAGACGGAATGAGGCCACAATTGATTAATTTATACCTGTGTGAAAATGTATTGATTGAAGGTGTTAAATTGCTGCGTTCACCTTTTTGGGTCATACATCCGCTTTTGTGCGATAATGTGACTGTGCGCGGCGTACACATCGAAAATGATGGTCCGAACGGTGATGGCTGTGATCCGGAATCGTGTACCAACGTATTGATTGAGAATTGTTTCTTCCATACAGGCGACGATTGTATAGCTATCAAGTCAGGACGAAATAACGATGGCCGTTTGTGGTCGAAACCAAGTCAAAATATTATTGTCCGGAATTGTGAAATGAAAAATGGACATGGCGGAGTTGTGGTAGGTAGCGAAATCACAGGTGGTTACAAAAATCTTTTTGTCGAAAATTGCAAAATGGATAGTCCTTTATTAGACCGTGTAATTCGCATTAAAACAAACACCTGTCGCGGTGGTATAATCGAGAATATTTATGTGCGTAAAGTTGAGGTAGGTCAGTGCAAAGAAGCCGTTCTTCATATCAATCTACTTTACGAACCCAATGAAATCGGCGAAAGGGGATTTCTTCCAACCGTACGAAATATTTATATGGAAGATGTTAACTGCCAAAAAAGCCGGAATGGAGTTTTTATCGATGCGTTGAAAGAACAAACCAATGTGTATAATATCAATGTCAGTAACTGCACTTTTAATGGTGTAACTAGTGGAAATTCAATAACTGGTCAGACCAAAGATATTCACTTCAATAACCTGATAATAAATGGGAAGAAGTACAATCAATAA
- a CDS encoding pectinesterase family protein, which produces MKIFKLTIVCLLISMWTFSAEKYDYVVALDGSGDYTSIQKALDACKIFPDQRITIHVKNGIYTEKVAVLSGNTQISIIGESVDKTIISFGDYFDKIDRGRNSTFYTSTLKVDASDFVLENITVENSAGPVGQALTLHVEGDRCVFRNCRFLGNQDTVYAAGKYSRQYFYNCYIEGTTDFIFGEATAVFEQCSLHCKANSFLTAASTTEGKPFGFVFLNCKITAASGVDNVFLGRPWRSFAKVAFLNCEMGSFIIPEGWDNWSKTENEKTAQFAEYNNSGAGANTEKRVGWSIKLNKEEALKFNKENIFTPLGWEISSGKKWYNID; this is translated from the coding sequence ATGAAGATTTTTAAATTAACTATTGTTTGCTTGCTGATTTCGATGTGGACTTTCTCGGCCGAAAAGTATGATTATGTGGTTGCTCTTGATGGTAGCGGAGATTACACGTCCATACAGAAAGCTCTCGATGCCTGCAAAATTTTTCCCGACCAACGGATAACTATTCATGTAAAAAATGGAATTTATACTGAGAAAGTAGCTGTTCTGTCGGGCAATACGCAAATTTCAATCATTGGCGAAAGTGTTGATAAGACCATCATTTCTTTTGGCGATTACTTCGATAAAATAGACCGAGGACGGAACAGTACTTTCTACACGTCTACGTTAAAGGTTGATGCCAGCGACTTTGTGCTGGAAAATATTACAGTTGAAAATTCGGCTGGTCCGGTTGGCCAGGCGCTAACCCTGCACGTTGAGGGCGACCGCTGTGTATTTCGCAATTGCAGGTTTTTAGGCAATCAGGATACTGTTTATGCTGCCGGAAAGTATAGCCGTCAGTATTTTTACAATTGTTACATCGAAGGGACTACCGATTTTATTTTCGGTGAGGCTACCGCTGTTTTTGAACAATGTTCGCTTCATTGCAAAGCCAATTCGTTCCTGACAGCAGCCAGCACTACCGAAGGAAAACCTTTCGGCTTCGTGTTTCTGAATTGCAAAATCACGGCTGCTTCAGGAGTCGACAATGTATTTCTGGGTCGTCCGTGGCGAAGTTTTGCCAAAGTTGCATTCCTGAATTGTGAAATGGGCTCGTTTATCATTCCTGAAGGCTGGGACAATTGGTCGAAAACAGAAAATGAAAAAACAGCACAATTCGCTGAATATAACAATTCAGGAGCAGGCGCTAACACCGAAAAACGTGTTGGATGGTCGATAAAATTAAACAAGGAGGAAGCCTTGAAGTTTAACAAAGAAAATATTTTTACGCCACTTGGCTGGGAAATTTCATCTGGTAAAAAGTGGTACAATATTGATTAG
- a CDS encoding cupin domain-containing protein, which yields MSFLFVSLCSFSFAQLLPVLPGVYRWADRSVKVNGDRESGVFLEGTAPNLDYLRIHATTQYKGAKPSPAHINKEREELVIVKEGTMKATIDGKTKVLGAGSVLLIMPQQMQSFENIGDGPLTYYVMQYKSTKPANLERGRTGGGSMMLNADSLVFKSTEKGGSRAYFDRATAMCERFEMHVTQLNKKGPSHTSHSHSETEIILVISGETEMTIDGKEYKADAGDFYFINSELLHGMRNAGNAPCSYFAFKWN from the coding sequence ATGAGTTTTCTCTTTGTTTCTCTTTGCAGTTTTTCTTTTGCTCAATTGCTACCTGTTCTGCCGGGAGTTTACCGATGGGCAGATCGCTCTGTAAAGGTCAATGGAGACAGAGAGTCTGGGGTTTTCCTTGAAGGAACAGCTCCCAATTTAGACTATTTGAGAATTCATGCAACGACACAGTATAAGGGCGCAAAACCAAGTCCTGCCCACATCAATAAAGAGCGGGAAGAATTGGTTATTGTAAAAGAGGGCACTATGAAAGCCACTATTGATGGTAAGACTAAAGTTCTTGGTGCGGGTAGTGTTCTTTTAATCATGCCACAACAAATGCAGTCTTTCGAAAATATTGGTGATGGCCCGCTTACTTATTATGTGATGCAGTATAAATCTACAAAACCCGCAAATCTTGAACGTGGTAGGACTGGAGGAGGATCGATGATGCTAAATGCTGACTCATTGGTATTCAAATCGACTGAAAAAGGAGGAAGCCGTGCTTATTTCGACAGAGCCACCGCTATGTGCGAACGGTTTGAAATGCATGTTACTCAGTTAAATAAAAAGGGCCCAAGTCATACATCGCATTCCCATTCAGAAACCGAAATAATTTTGGTTATATCAGGTGAAACCGAAATGACTATTGACGGCAAGGAATACAAAGCTGACGCTGGTGATTTTTATTTTATAAATTCTGAATTGTTGCATGGAATGCGCAATGCTGGTAATGCACCATGTTCATATTTTGCTTTCAAGTGGAATTGA